From Camarhynchus parvulus chromosome 22, STF_HiC, whole genome shotgun sequence, a single genomic window includes:
- the HR gene encoding lysine-specific demethylase hairless yields MASDARMGESPARWRRAPEAAQDSRGMESSAMLLPRSAAAELGLPSYPEPGKLSYAVEKGCPWRGSEGCLGPARELAGARLGCPYPRGPKDGAELPSLLPPRNGQPKGGWGEPCKEPPAPRWAEAVLAPLALYSHAYQRYPLAVPGKPRDAAGEPPASFQHCPFLVEAKHGPFLLSSLLPSAPPAEPPFVAAGPEGPVGDGRFPGPDWSLGSYGPAWGQPLYLGVPPRCKAALPPFDGCSSSGNKEFYAKKGPGFHPSGKNHAAPQLLGRSQAGQDRAGEGEPAVPELPGAPWRDGRAGGSSALPAPHPRTPPPGSSRPLFLLQPGPGGCGGPWGGSRPHGADFSTDAGPGRPSELKDERLGYRSAQPRSPPACGEPNPSPLLADGHYPAALAKPGCLCPTPGCHGCPGVPNPFEPTAGMAGGRFPCPPSNHTKLKKTWLTRHSEQSLPRSKAARRDGGPEPLGEGKRSAKRPHGTAEGPRPANEGAGAAKRGSKGTESAGGAEERRMELGEEEPPSRWCLQSLPCTALPPSIPRCCSCAPRAGRDPEGEDEDEEEEEPPESSCRLLHFRRFALGDSGELSVDGLCGLGEAQGGLASPDWALRSLGSRNAGSRSVGSSLCLAKHLLGVLGDTFCAAVRRDRDTWPGGPEGERGVTRWRRGEGAPQLCDSCQRGFFNSHWSCARCGFQLCPECHRSRREESGAECPALPPECTPGRDHHVSPLVPTQFVPTCVLTRLWKLLHEVRAKFGIESRCPCGEGAAEQSRAEPPGRQEPPVPALPPRSSRGPAEPARPVKEESPEGGAPSPGQPPVRGGTVQSATLCDLLASTAVRLCLGQDGVRMAFAPVAPALPSDNPLTSILDSIIARVVERKIQERQAGVELSPPGSPEPPGSHCVLAPSGLLWLHDPGRGSGYELFREHWGHGQPVLVSGLQKRLEPRLWAPESFQRSGQEEEEEEEEEVEAVNLRAPRSRVRMSSRRFWDGFAASTASPEQEQSSGDLLKLERGFGDTELSRATNLRASLPLPEYCGASGRLNLASYLRGQRGRRWLRPRLCVSYAVPPQEPNFGSKPLTVEAADSISVLAHAAPAAREPLLPAELEELEAPLRERLGAGAVPGALWHIFRAEDAPRIRDFLRKVAQEPGQDGAATTERPGFPLERPGFPLEPPGLYLDPPLRRRLRDECGVSGWSLLQLPGDAVLLPAGAPHQVRSLSGTISVEQRFLSPESAVRLRNLGTGTPRRLRAQLDGMIIAAVREALGVLRGCQ; encoded by the exons ATGGCCAGCGACGCCAGGATGGGGGAGAGCCCGGCGCGGTGGAGAAGAGCCCCGGAGGCAGCGCAGGACTCGCGGGGGATGGAGAGCAGCGCGATGCTTTTACCCCGGAGCGCCGCTGCCGAGCTGGGACTCCCGAGCTACCCGGAGCCCGGCAAGCTGAGCTACGCCGTGGAGAAAGGCTGTCCCTGGAGGGGCTCCGAGGGATGTCTGGGACCCGCCCGGGAGCTCGCCGGTGCCCGCCTGGGCTGCCCCTACCCCCGGGGCCCCAAGGACGGAGCGGAGCTGCCCTCGCTGCTGCCCCCCCGGAACGGGCAGCCcaaggggggctggggggagcccTGCAAGGAGCCGCCGGCGCCGCGCTGGGCCGAGGCCGTGCTGGCCCCGCTGGCCCTCTACAGCCACGCGTACCAGCGCTACCCGCTGGCCGTGCCCGGCAAGCCGCGGGACGCGGCCGGAGAGCCCCCGGCCTccttccagcactgcccctTCCTCGTGGAGGCCAAGCACGGCCCCTTCCTCCTGTCCTCGCTGCTGCCCAGCGCGCCCCCGGCCGAGCCCCCGTTCGTGGCCGCGGGGCCGGAGGGGCCGGTGGGGGACGGGCGCTTCCCCGGGCCGGACTGGAGTCTGGGCTCCTACGGGCCCGCCTGGGGCCAGCCGCTCTACCTGGGGGTCCCGCCGAGGTGCAAGGCGGCTCTGCCCCCCTTCGAcggctgctccagctcagggaACAAG gAGTTTTACGCCAAGAAAGGACCCGGGTTCCACCCCTCGGGCAAGAACCACGCGGCgcctcagctgctgggcaggagccaaGCAGGGCAGGACCGAGCCGGGGAGGGGGAGCCGGCGGTGCCGGAGCTGCCGGGAGCCCCGTGGAGGGATGGCCGGGCGGGGGGCAGCTCGGCACTGCCCGCTCCCCATCCCCGCACGCCTCCCCCGGGCTCCAGCCGCCCCctgttcctcctgcagcccggcccggggggctgcggggggccCTGGGGGGGCTCACGGCCCCACGGCGCCGATTTTTCCACGgacgcggggccgggccggccctCGGAGCTCAAAGATGAGCGCCTGGGCTACCGCAGCGCCCAGCCCCGCTCGCCCCCGGCATGCGGGGAGCCCAATCCGTCCCCTCTGCTGGCGGACGGGCACTACCCAGCGGCTCTGGCCAAACCGGGCTGTCTGTGCCCCACCCCGGGCTGCCACGGGTGCCCGGGGGTGCCCAACCCCTTCGAGCCCACCGCGGGCATGGCCGGGGGGCGTTTTCCGTGCCCCCCCAGCAACCACACCAAGCTGAAGAAGACGTGGCTGACGCGGCACTCGGAGCAGTCGCTGCCTCGCTCCAAAGCTGCCCGGCGGGACGGGGGTCCCGAGCCCCTCGGGGAGGGAAAGCGCTCGGCCAAACGCCCCCACGGCACCGCCGAGGGTCCTCGCCCTGCCAACGAGGGCGCCGGCGCGGCCAAAAGGGGCTCCAAGGGCACGGAGAGTGCGGGGGGCGCCGAGgagaggaggatggagctgggagaggaag agccGCCGAGCCGCtggtgcctgcagagcctgccctgcaCGGCGCTGCCCCCCAGCATCCCCCGCTGCTGCTCCTGCGCCCCCCGCGCCGGGCGGGACCCCgagggtgaggatgaggatgaggaggaggaggagccccccgagagcagctgcaggctgctgcacTTCCGCAG gttCGCCCTTGGGGACAGCGGCGAGCTGAGCGTCGATGGCCTCTGCGGCCTGGGGGAGGCCCAGGGGGGCCTGGCCAGCCCTGATTGGGCTCTCAGGAGTTTGGGGAGCAGGAATGCGGGGAGCAGGAGCGTggggagcagcctctgcctggcCAAGCACctgctgggggtcctgggggacactttctgtgctgctgtccgcagggacagggacacgtgGCCGGGAGGGCCCGAGGGTGAGCGGGga GTGACGCGCTGGAGGCGGGGGGAAGGAGCCCCCCAGCTCTGTGACTCCTGCCAGCGCGGCTTCTTCAACTCCCACTGGAGCTGCGCCAGATGTGGCTTCCAGCTGTGCCCCGAGTGCCACCGCAGCAGGCGGGAGGAGAGTGGCGCTG AATGTCCGGCACTGCCACCCGAGTGCACCCCCGGGCGGGACCACCACGTGTCACCCCTGGTCCCCACGCAGTTCGTGCCCACCTGTG TCCTCACCCGGCTCTGGAAGCTCCTGCACGAGGTCAGGGCCAAGTTTGGCATCGAGTCCCGCTGTCCGTGCGGGGAGGGGGCTGCGGAGCAGAGCCGGGCAGAGCCCCCGGGCAGGCAG GAGCCGCCGGTGCCCGCCCTGCCCCCCCGCAGCAGCCGCGGCCCCGCGGAGCCCGCCCGGCCCGTCAAGGAAG AGAGCCCCGAGGGGGGGGCGCCGTccccggggcagcccccggTGCGGGGGGGGACCGTGCAGAGCGCGACCCTGTGCGACCTGCTGGCCTCCACCGCCgtcaggctgtgcctggggcaggaCGGCGTGCGCATGGCCTTCGCCCCCGTGGCACCGGCGCTGCCCAGC gATAATCCCCTGACCAGCATCCTGGACAGCATCATCGCCCGCGTGGTGGAGAGGAAGATCCAGGAGAGGCAGGCGGGGGTCGAGCTGAGCCCCCCCGGctccccggagccccccggaTCCCACTGCGTGCTGGCCCCCAGcgggctgctctggctgcacgACCCCGGCCGCGGCAGCGGCTACGAACTGTTCCgggagcactgggggcacgGCCAG CCCGTGCTGGTGTCAGGGCTGCAGAAGCGCCTGGAGCCGCGGCTGTGGGCGCCCGAATCCTTCCAGCGCtcggggcaggaggaggaggaggaggaggaggaggaggtggaggccGTGAACCTGCGGGCACCGCGGAGCCGGGTCCGGATGAGCAGCCGGaggttttgggatggatttgccgccagcacag CCTCCCCcgagcaggagcagagcagcggGGACCTGCTGAAGCTGGAGCGCGGCTTTGGGGACACGGAGCTGAGCCG ggcCACCAACCTGCGGGCCAGCCTGCCCCTGCCCGAGTACTGCGGGGCCAGCGGCCGCCTCAACCTGGCCTCCTACCTGCGGGGCCAGCGGGGCCGCCGATGGCTGCGCCCGCGCCTCTGCGTGTCCTACG ctgtgcctcctcAGGAGCCGAACTTTGGGTCCAAACCCCTGACGGTGGAAGCGGCCGATTCCATCAGCGTCCTGGCACACGCAGCGCCGGCAGCGCGGG AGCCACTCCTGCCCgcggagctggaggagctggaggcgCCGCTGCGGGAGCGGCTCGGGGCCGGCGCGGTGCCCGGTGCCCTGTGGCACATCTTCCGCGCCGAGGATGCCCCGCGGATCCGGGATTTCCTGCGCAAG GTGGCGCAGGAGCCGGGGCAGGACGGGGCGGCCACGACGGAGCGCCCCGGGTTCCCCCTGGAGCGCCCCGGGTTCCCCCTGGAGCCCCCCGGGTTGTACCTGGACCCCCCCTtgcggcggcggctgcgggacGAGTGCGGGGTGAGCGGCTGgagcctgctgcagctccccggGGACGCCGTGCTGCTCCCCGCCGGGGCTCCCCACCAG GTGCGGAGCCTCAGCGGCACCATCAGCGTGGAGCAGCGATTCCTGTCCCCGGAGAGCGCCGTGCGCCTCCGCAACCTCGGCACCGGGACCCCGCGCCGCCTCCGGGCCCAG CTGGACGGGATGATCATCGCCGCCGTGCGGGAGGCGCTGGGGGTGCTGCGGGGCTGCCAGTGA